Proteins encoded by one window of Campylobacter concisus:
- the rpmE gene encoding 50S ribosomal protein L31 gives MKKDIHPEYVDCTVTCACGNTFKTKSNKSEIRIDICDKCHPFFTGSEKIVDSAGRVEKFKKKYAQK, from the coding sequence ATGAAAAAAGATATCCATCCAGAATACGTAGATTGCACTGTAACTTGTGCTTGCGGAAACACTTTTAAAACAAAGTCAAACAAAAGCGAGATTAGAATTGACATTTGCGACAAGTGCCACCCATTTTTCACAGGCAGCGAAAAGATAGTTGATAGCGCTGGCCGTGTTGAGAAATTTAAGAAAAAATACGCTCAAAAATAA
- a CDS encoding phosphatidylglycerophosphate synthase — protein sequence MNELENLKEIGIKEISRKTHIEPTFLQYIFDKNFEKLSRLNIRGYAKILQREYDVDLSELLAEYDAFMQENTPDESHKTKVTPKISSYTPKDITIQKQSGSGGIGFLFWLIILAIIAGGAYHFDAYKYIENFLSFLNDENKSVSYSQSSIVNEVKKNIIDTNITISQNSPKIEANVSSVKISAPVEQNVTTSPANMEQNVVKPSMVAQPAPKIEQNITKPLNEAVITPKQRVWIGIINLENGQKVSNDTSKSININLDQRQLVVCGNGNIELKIGDKVTKYNPSRPARFLVENGEMKFVSYDEFVELNKGKSW from the coding sequence ATGAATGAATTAGAGAATTTAAAAGAGATAGGTATAAAGGAAATTTCACGTAAAACGCATATTGAGCCCACATTTTTACAATATATTTTTGATAAAAATTTTGAAAAATTATCACGTTTAAATATTAGAGGCTATGCCAAAATTTTACAACGTGAATATGATGTTGATTTGAGCGAGTTACTAGCTGAATATGATGCCTTTATGCAAGAAAACACCCCGGATGAGAGTCACAAAACTAAAGTTACTCCAAAAATTTCTTCTTACACTCCAAAAGATATTACCATACAAAAACAAAGCGGTAGCGGCGGTATTGGATTTTTATTTTGGCTCATCATTTTAGCTATTATCGCTGGTGGGGCATATCATTTTGATGCTTACAAATATATCGAGAATTTTTTATCATTTTTAAATGATGAGAATAAAAGCGTGAGCTATTCGCAGTCAAGTATAGTAAATGAGGTGAAGAAAAATATCATCGATACAAATATCACCATCTCTCAAAATAGCCCTAAAATAGAAGCAAACGTATCAAGTGTGAAAATTTCAGCTCCAGTTGAGCAAAATGTGACAACAAGTCCTGCAAACATGGAGCAAAATGTTGTGAAGCCAAGCATGGTGGCTCAGCCAGCTCCTAAGATAGAGCAAAACATTACAAAGCCACTAAATGAGGCGGTCATTACGCCAAAACAACGTGTATGGATAGGGATAATTAATCTTGAAAATGGTCAAAAAGTATCAAACGACACAAGTAAAAGCATAAATATAAATTTAGATCAAAGACAGCTCGTAGTTTGTGGAAATGGCAACATTGAGCTAAAGATCGGTGATAAGGTGACAAAATATAATCCAAGCCGCCCGGCTAGGTTTTTAGTAGAAAATGGAGAGATGAAATTTGTGAGCTATGATGAGTTTGTAGAACTTAACAAGGGCAAATCTTGGTAA
- a CDS encoding YraN family protein, whose amino-acid sequence MGLKEYLFGKSSEDRACEFLQKLGFVILERNFHSKFGEIDIIALSSDKILHFIEVKATSGEYEAEYRLNKAKYIKILKTINFYMMKNEPNRDFQVDLVVIKNENLELIENISL is encoded by the coding sequence TTGGGACTAAAAGAGTATCTCTTTGGCAAAAGCTCAGAAGATAGGGCGTGCGAATTTTTACAAAAACTTGGTTTTGTCATTTTAGAGAGAAATTTTCACTCTAAATTTGGCGAGATCGACATCATCGCACTAAGTAGCGATAAAATTTTGCACTTTATAGAGGTAAAAGCAACTAGCGGAGAATATGAAGCAGAGTATAGACTAAATAAGGCAAAATATATAAAAATTTTAAAAACTATAAATTTTTATATGATGAAAAATGAGCCAAATAGAGATTTTCAAGTCGATTTAGTTGTCATAAAAAATGAAAATTTAGAACTGATAGAAAATATTAGTTTATAA
- the dapB gene encoding 4-hydroxy-tetrahydrodipicolinate reductase yields the protein MVRIGLYGASGKMAQSIISCLKDEKDATLSIAFSQKNQVENLSNELLTNDFAKFFEACDVIIDFSQKEATVALLNYARTNPKPLVIGTTGLNDEDKNLLHLASGAMPILYATNMSLGVAVLNRLARIASKTLREFDIEIVEQHHRHKKDAPSGTAMTLAGCVAEARDLNLKDVLVTGRAGMVGERSKDEIAVMALRGGDVVGRHTVGFYNDGEFIELNHTATSRVTFSKGAIRAAIWLKDQSSGLYSIDDSLGLDD from the coding sequence TTGGTAAGAATAGGCCTTTATGGTGCTAGTGGAAAGATGGCTCAAAGTATCATTTCTTGTTTAAAAGATGAAAAAGATGCCACTCTAAGCATCGCTTTTAGCCAAAAAAATCAGGTTGAAAATTTAAGTAACGAACTTTTGACAAATGACTTTGCTAAATTTTTTGAAGCATGCGATGTGATAATCGACTTTAGCCAAAAAGAGGCTACAGTAGCACTGCTAAACTACGCTAGAACTAATCCAAAACCACTAGTTATCGGTACGACCGGGTTAAATGACGAAGATAAAAACTTACTCCATTTAGCATCTGGAGCTATGCCTATTCTTTACGCAACAAATATGAGTTTGGGCGTAGCTGTACTAAACCGCCTTGCAAGGATCGCTTCAAAAACATTAAGAGAATTTGACATAGAGATAGTAGAGCAACACCATAGGCACAAAAAGGACGCTCCAAGCGGCACAGCAATGACCTTAGCTGGTTGCGTGGCTGAGGCTAGGGATCTAAATTTAAAAGATGTTTTAGTCACTGGTAGAGCTGGCATGGTGGGCGAAAGAAGCAAGGACGAGATCGCAGTCATGGCGCTTCGTGGTGGCGATGTGGTCGGTCGCCACACAGTTGGCTTTTATAATGACGGCGAGTTTATTGAGCTAAATCACACCGCAACAAGTAGGGTAACCTTTTCAAAAGGTGCGATCAGGGCTGCTATTTGGCTAAAAGATCAAAGTAGTGGTCTATACTCGATAGACGATAGTTTAGGGCTTGATGATTAA
- a CDS encoding NAD(P)/FAD-dependent oxidoreductase: MLDLAIIGGGPAGLSAGLYATRGGLKNVVMFEKGEPGGQITSSSEIENYPGQKAPGESGFDFMSTWWKQCSAFGLVHKWANVVGVRKNSDGSFEILLEGGKSEQAKAVIVATGSTPRRAGFKGEDEFFGKGVSTCATCDGFFYKNKEVAVLGGGDTAVEEALYLANICSKVYLIHRREEFRAAPTTVEKARKNEKIEFITSATIKEALGDKMGLTKIVLDTKNGERVLDVPGIFTFVGLNVNNEILKDENGKFICEMVDGGQVKTNLKMQTSLNGLFVAGDIREDAPKQVIVAAGDGAVAALSAMSYIESLH; this comes from the coding sequence ATGCTTGATTTAGCGATCATCGGAGGCGGTCCAGCAGGACTAAGCGCCGGACTTTACGCCACTAGAGGCGGACTAAAAAATGTTGTAATGTTTGAAAAAGGCGAGCCTGGCGGTCAGATCACCTCTAGCTCAGAGATAGAAAACTACCCAGGCCAAAAAGCCCCTGGCGAGAGCGGTTTTGACTTTATGAGCACTTGGTGGAAGCAGTGTAGTGCATTTGGACTAGTTCATAAGTGGGCAAACGTCGTTGGTGTTAGAAAAAACAGTGACGGTAGCTTTGAAATTTTACTTGAGGGCGGTAAGAGCGAGCAGGCAAAGGCTGTCATCGTAGCAACTGGCTCAACTCCAAGACGTGCTGGCTTTAAGGGCGAGGATGAGTTCTTTGGCAAAGGTGTTAGCACATGCGCAACATGCGATGGATTTTTTTACAAAAATAAAGAGGTAGCTGTTCTTGGCGGTGGCGACACAGCCGTTGAAGAGGCACTTTATCTAGCGAATATCTGCTCAAAAGTCTATCTAATCCATAGACGTGAAGAGTTTAGAGCGGCGCCAACTACGGTTGAAAAAGCTAGAAAAAATGAAAAGATCGAGTTTATAACAAGTGCGACGATAAAAGAGGCACTTGGCGATAAAATGGGCCTAACAAAGATCGTACTTGATACCAAAAATGGCGAGCGTGTGCTTGATGTGCCAGGAATTTTTACATTTGTCGGACTAAATGTAAATAATGAAATTTTAAAAGATGAAAATGGCAAATTTATCTGCGAAATGGTTGATGGCGGGCAGGTTAAGACAAATCTTAAGATGCAAACTAGCCTAAATGGACTCTTTGTAGCAGGTGATATCAGAGAAGACGCTCCAAAGCAAGTCATCGTAGCAGCAGGTGACGGCGCAGTGGCTGCACTTAGTGCTATGAGTTACATAGAAAGCTTGCATTAA
- a CDS encoding homoserine dehydrogenase translates to MNVAILGVGTVGESVAKILLKNKKLIAARCGEEIVPVIGVVRNLNKKRDSGIPLTDDINSVINRDDIDVFVELMGGVEEPFKVVSEILKRKKAVVTANKALLAYHRYALQNLAKNIPFGFEASVAGGIPIIRALREGLSANHIVSINGILNGTSNYILTSMMDEGSNFKDALKKAQELGYAEADPTFDVGGFDTAHKLLILASIAYGVHGDPEDILIEGIQGITPEDIFFAKDFEYSIKLLAIAKKSEGKIELRVHPALVPQNKMIAKASGVTNAISVVGEVVGETMYYGPGAGGDATASAVISDLIDIARDSKSPMLGYKAPFELNTLELLDRDRIKTKYYFRLKVEDKMGVLAKITNLMSENNLSIDSILQKPKDESEFAVLFFTTHTSLEADVRRTIEILKEQEYIKEEPFMMRIEE, encoded by the coding sequence ATGAATGTAGCGATATTAGGCGTTGGAACCGTTGGTGAGTCGGTTGCAAAAATTTTACTAAAAAACAAAAAGCTAATCGCAGCAAGATGTGGCGAAGAGATAGTGCCAGTCATCGGTGTGGTTAGAAATTTAAATAAAAAAAGAGACTCTGGCATCCCTTTGACTGATGATATAAATAGCGTCATAAACCGCGATGATATCGATGTTTTTGTCGAGCTTATGGGCGGAGTTGAAGAGCCTTTTAAAGTGGTGAGTGAAATTTTAAAGCGCAAAAAAGCGGTCGTCACTGCAAACAAGGCACTTCTTGCCTATCATAGATATGCTTTGCAAAATTTAGCCAAAAATATACCATTTGGCTTTGAAGCAAGTGTGGCTGGGGGCATACCGATCATTAGAGCCTTAAGAGAAGGCTTAAGCGCAAACCACATCGTTAGTATAAATGGCATACTAAATGGCACTAGCAACTACATCCTAACCTCGATGATGGACGAGGGCTCAAATTTTAAAGACGCGCTTAAAAAGGCGCAGGAGCTTGGGTATGCCGAGGCTGATCCTACTTTTGATGTGGGTGGCTTTGATACGGCTCATAAGCTTCTCATCCTTGCTAGCATCGCATACGGCGTGCACGGCGATCCAGAGGATATTTTGATCGAAGGAATACAAGGTATTACACCTGAAGATATATTTTTCGCAAAAGATTTCGAATACTCAATAAAACTTCTAGCAATTGCTAAGAAAAGCGAGGGTAAAATCGAACTACGTGTGCATCCAGCACTTGTACCGCAAAATAAAATGATAGCAAAGGCAAGTGGTGTGACAAATGCGATCAGTGTCGTTGGCGAGGTCGTTGGCGAGACGATGTACTATGGACCTGGAGCTGGTGGCGATGCAACGGCAAGCGCCGTGATCAGCGATCTTATCGACATCGCAAGAGATAGCAAATCGCCAATGCTAGGGTATAAAGCACCTTTTGAATTAAATACGCTTGAGCTACTTGACCGCGATAGGATAAAGACAAAGTATTACTTTAGATTAAAAGTCGAAGATAAAATGGGTGTGCTAGCAAAGATTACAAATTTAATGAGCGAAAATAATTTATCGATTGATAGCATACTTCAAAAACCAAAAGATGAGAGCGAATTTGCTGTATTGTTTTTTACGACACATACGAGTCTTGAGGCTGATGTAAGAAGGACAATTGAAATTTTAAAAGAGCAAGAGTATATAAAAGAAGAGCCATTTATGATGAGAATCGAGGAGTAG
- a CDS encoding LL-diaminopimelate aminotransferase, with amino-acid sequence MFDEIRFNTIERLPNYVFVEVNAIKMAARRAGEDIIDFSMGNPEGRTPQHIVDKLCESAQKDKTHGYSASAGIYKLRLAICNWYKRKYGVNLDPDTEAVATMGSKEGFVHLAQAVINPGDVAIVPDPAYPIHTQAFLFAGGSVAKMPLHYNDKFELDENKFFENLIQTIHASSPKPKYVVVNFPHNPTTVTVQKSFYERLVSIAKQERFYIISDIAYADLTFDGYKTPSIFEVEGAKDVAVECYTLSKSYNMAGWRVGFMCGNKRLCAALKKIKSWVDYGMFTPIQVSATVALDGDQSCVEEIRQIYEKRRDVMIEAFAQAGWELKKPNASMFIWAKLPPKVSHLGSLEFSKQLLTKASVAVSPGIGFGEGGNDYVRLALIENENRIRQAARNIKKYLKEFE; translated from the coding sequence GTGTTTGATGAGATAAGATTTAATACAATTGAGCGTTTGCCAAACTACGTTTTTGTCGAAGTAAATGCAATAAAAATGGCTGCACGAAGAGCTGGCGAGGACATCATCGACTTTTCTATGGGTAATCCTGAGGGCAGAACGCCACAGCACATTGTCGATAAACTATGTGAAAGCGCGCAAAAGGACAAGACTCACGGCTACTCAGCCAGTGCTGGAATTTATAAGCTTCGTCTTGCCATTTGCAACTGGTATAAGAGAAAATATGGCGTAAATTTAGACCCAGATACCGAAGCAGTCGCCACGATGGGTAGCAAGGAAGGCTTTGTGCATCTTGCTCAAGCCGTGATAAACCCAGGCGATGTGGCTATCGTGCCTGACCCTGCATATCCGATACACACGCAAGCGTTTTTGTTTGCTGGCGGAAGCGTCGCAAAGATGCCACTTCACTACAATGATAAATTTGAGCTAGACGAAAATAAATTTTTTGAAAACTTAATCCAGACGATACACGCAAGCTCGCCAAAGCCAAAATATGTAGTTGTAAATTTCCCTCACAATCCAACGACTGTGACCGTGCAAAAGAGCTTTTACGAGCGCCTTGTAAGCATCGCAAAGCAAGAGAGATTTTACATCATCTCAGATATCGCCTACGCTGATCTTACCTTTGATGGCTACAAAACGCCAAGTATCTTTGAAGTAGAAGGCGCAAAAGATGTTGCAGTCGAGTGCTACACTCTTTCAAAGAGCTACAACATGGCTGGCTGGAGAGTTGGCTTCATGTGCGGAAACAAGAGGCTTTGCGCCGCTCTTAAAAAGATAAAATCATGGGTTGATTACGGCATGTTTACGCCGATACAAGTCTCAGCCACGGTCGCACTTGACGGTGATCAAAGCTGTGTTGAAGAGATACGCCAAATTTATGAAAAAAGAAGAGATGTGATGATAGAGGCCTTTGCTCAGGCTGGTTGGGAGCTTAAAAAGCCAAATGCTAGCATGTTTATCTGGGCGAAACTTCCACCAAAGGTGAGCCACTTAGGCAGTCTTGAGTTTTCAAAACAGCTTCTTACAAAGGCATCAGTTGCTGTTAGCCCGGGCATTGGTTTTGGCGAGGGCGGAAACGATTATGTGCGCTTAGCTCTTATCGAAAATGAAAATAGGATAAGACAAGCAGCAAGAAATATAAAAAAATATTTGAAAGAATTTGAATGA
- the trxA gene encoding thioredoxin, which produces MGKYIELTKENFDVTKEGVALVDFWAPWCGPCRMLAPVIEELAEDFDGKAKICKVNTDEVQDLAVEFGIRSIPTLLFFKNGELVEQMVGAQSKQALTDKLNSLL; this is translated from the coding sequence ATGGGAAAATACATCGAACTTACAAAAGAAAATTTTGATGTTACAAAAGAAGGCGTTGCTTTAGTAGACTTTTGGGCTCCATGGTGCGGACCTTGCCGTATGCTAGCTCCAGTGATCGAAGAGCTTGCCGAAGACTTTGACGGTAAAGCAAAAATTTGCAAGGTAAATACTGACGAAGTGCAAGATCTTGCGGTTGAGTTTGGCATCAGATCGATCCCAACATTGCTATTTTTCAAAAATGGCGAGCTAGTTGAGCAAATGGTCGGTGCACAGTCAAAACAAGCCTTGACTGACAAACTAAATTCGCTTCTTTAA
- the rsmI gene encoding 16S rRNA (cytidine(1402)-2'-O)-methyltransferase has product MLYFVPTPIGNLEDISLRAIKILRECEIAICEDTRVCKSLVNLLNERFDANINISNFIPLHTHNEDDFFTNLSDTFFSRNVAYMSDAGMPGISDPGVSLVRYAQKNNIEYEILSGANAALLSVVASGLCDKEFVFLGFLPNTGRDRSLAIQNALNLAYPAVIYESPKRILGLAQSIANLEPEREIFAIKEATKKFESKFKDSAKNLVQILEKANLNGEWAVVISKSDKTATQNITKDEILSLDLAPKVKAKLLNKITGEDVKKIYDELTKA; this is encoded by the coding sequence TTGCTCTACTTTGTTCCTACTCCAATAGGAAATTTAGAAGATATCTCGCTTCGTGCGATCAAAATTTTGCGTGAATGCGAGATAGCTATCTGCGAAGATACAAGAGTTTGCAAAAGTCTTGTAAATCTGCTAAACGAACGCTTTGACGCAAATATAAATATCTCAAATTTTATCCCGCTTCATACTCATAACGAAGATGACTTTTTCACAAATTTAAGTGATACTTTTTTTAGCAGAAATGTAGCCTACATGAGCGATGCTGGTATGCCAGGTATCAGCGATCCAGGTGTTAGCCTAGTAAGATATGCTCAAAAAAATAACATTGAATATGAAATTTTAAGCGGAGCAAATGCTGCACTTTTAAGTGTGGTCGCAAGTGGACTTTGCGATAAGGAATTTGTCTTTTTAGGATTTTTGCCAAATACTGGCAGAGATAGGTCTTTGGCTATCCAAAATGCTCTAAATTTAGCCTATCCAGCCGTTATTTACGAAAGCCCAAAACGCATACTAGGCCTAGCACAAAGCATCGCAAATCTAGAACCTGAGAGAGAAATTTTTGCCATAAAAGAGGCCACTAAAAAATTTGAGAGTAAGTTTAAAGATAGTGCTAAAAATTTAGTCCAAATTTTAGAAAAAGCAAATTTAAACGGCGAGTGGGCGGTTGTCATCTCAAAAAGTGACAAAACAGCCACTCAAAATATCACAAAAGATGAGATACTTTCGCTTGATCTTGCCCCAAAAGTAAAAGCAAAATTACTTAACAAAATAACTGGAGAAGATGTAAAAAAGATATATGATGAGCTTACGAAAGCTTAA
- a CDS encoding TrmH family RNA methyltransferase: protein MIIYGKQLFLHILNKRPQILEEIYLSKECDKKLFSKICGTGKKIIRLDNQKAQSLARGGNHQGFLANVSEFEFSDIAELKKLNFIAILYGISDVGNIGAIARSAYALGCEGLVVVAKSINMQGVLRSSSGAAYEIPIAIFEDGLSLLNELKQFGFKIYATASNGKNVKEIKFAGKRALVMGSEGEGIPQKALAKCDECIGIKLKEGWDSLNVSAAFAIICDRMIDE, encoded by the coding sequence ATGATAATATACGGAAAACAACTATTTTTACATATTTTGAACAAGCGACCACAGATACTAGAAGAGATATATCTCTCAAAGGAGTGTGACAAAAAACTCTTCTCTAAAATTTGTGGCACAGGCAAAAAAATTATTCGCTTGGATAATCAAAAAGCACAGTCTTTAGCTCGCGGTGGGAATCATCAAGGTTTTTTAGCGAATGTTAGTGAGTTTGAATTTTCAGACATTGCCGAGCTTAAAAAGCTAAATTTTATCGCTATTCTTTATGGTATAAGCGATGTTGGCAATATCGGTGCTATCGCTAGAAGTGCCTATGCTCTAGGCTGCGAAGGTCTTGTGGTAGTGGCAAAAAGTATAAATATGCAAGGTGTTTTAAGATCAAGTAGTGGCGCTGCTTATGAGATACCAATAGCGATTTTTGAAGACGGGCTTAGTTTGCTAAATGAACTAAAACAATTTGGTTTTAAAATTTATGCAACAGCAAGTAATGGAAAAAACGTAAAAGAGATAAAGTTTGCTGGTAAAAGAGCTTTGGTAATGGGCTCAGAGGGCGAAGGCATACCGCAAAAGGCTCTAGCGAAGTGTGATGAGTGTATTGGTATAAAGTTAAAAGAGGGCTGGGACTCCTTAAACGTAAGTGCAGCTTTTGCAATAATTTGTGACAGGATGATAGATGAATGA